In Prescottella soli, a genomic segment contains:
- the coaBC gene encoding bifunctional phosphopantothenoylcysteine decarboxylase/phosphopantothenate--cysteine ligase CoaBC, which translates to MSDRESDSAGPKRIVVGVGGGIAAYKSCALVRSFTENGHRVRVIPTESALQFVGRATFEALSGNPVHTGVFADVPEVAHVRLGQEADLVVIAPATADLMARAVAGRADDLLTATLLTARCPVVFAPAMHTEMWEHPATVTNVATLRERGNIVIEPASGRLTGKDTGAGRMPEPEEIFALASLLLERPSALPRDLAGRRLVISAGGTREPLDPVRYLGNRSSGKQGYAIARLAAQRGAEVTLVAGATAELADPAAVEVVNVRTAEQMREAVMKHAVDADAVIMSAAVADFRPATVATSKIKKGADEPNSIPLIKNDDILAGLVQARRDGTLAPGTTIVGFAAETGDASGSVLDHARTKLARKGCDLLVVNAVGDGKAFEVDHNDGWLLGADGSESAIEPGSKSLMASRVLDAVAGLLAPK; encoded by the coding sequence GTGTCCGATCGGGAATCCGATTCGGCGGGACCCAAGCGGATCGTTGTCGGCGTCGGCGGCGGTATCGCCGCGTACAAGAGCTGCGCGCTGGTGCGCAGCTTCACCGAGAACGGTCACCGCGTCCGGGTGATCCCCACCGAGTCCGCGCTGCAGTTCGTCGGTCGTGCCACGTTCGAGGCCCTGTCCGGCAATCCGGTGCATACGGGCGTCTTCGCCGACGTGCCGGAGGTGGCGCACGTGCGTCTCGGGCAGGAAGCGGATCTGGTCGTCATCGCCCCCGCCACCGCCGACCTCATGGCTCGTGCGGTGGCCGGGCGGGCGGACGACCTGCTGACCGCCACGCTCCTGACGGCGCGGTGCCCGGTCGTGTTCGCCCCGGCGATGCACACGGAGATGTGGGAGCACCCCGCGACCGTCACGAACGTCGCGACGCTGCGCGAACGCGGCAACATCGTCATCGAGCCGGCGTCGGGCCGGTTGACCGGCAAGGACACCGGTGCAGGGCGGATGCCCGAGCCCGAGGAGATCTTCGCGCTCGCATCGCTGCTGTTGGAGCGCCCGTCGGCGCTGCCGCGCGACCTCGCGGGCCGTCGCCTGGTGATCTCGGCCGGCGGAACTCGTGAGCCGCTCGACCCGGTCCGCTACCTGGGCAACCGCAGTTCCGGCAAGCAGGGATACGCGATCGCGCGCCTGGCCGCACAGCGGGGCGCCGAGGTGACGTTGGTCGCCGGCGCGACGGCCGAGCTGGCCGATCCGGCCGCGGTCGAGGTCGTGAACGTCCGCACCGCCGAGCAGATGCGCGAGGCGGTCATGAAGCATGCGGTCGACGCCGATGCGGTGATCATGTCGGCGGCCGTTGCGGACTTCCGGCCCGCCACCGTCGCGACGAGCAAGATCAAGAAGGGCGCGGACGAGCCGAACTCGATTCCGCTGATCAAAAACGATGACATTCTCGCCGGCCTCGTGCAGGCTCGGCGGGACGGCACTCTCGCTCCCGGCACCACGATCGTGGGATTCGCGGCCGAGACGGGTGACGCGTCGGGAAGTGTCCTCGACCATGCGCGAACGAAATTGGCGCGCAAGGGCTGTGATCTTCTCGTCGTGAACGCGGTCGGTGACGGCAAGGCATTCGAGGTGGACCACAACGATGGGTGGCTGCTCGGGGCCGACGGCAGCGAATCGGCGATCGAGCCGGGTTCGAAATCGCTGATGGCCAGCCGCGTGCTCGATGCGGTTGCGGGTTTGCTGGCCCCGAAGTAG
- the gmk gene encoding guanylate kinase codes for MVLAGPSAVGKSSVVRLLRDRMPEVVFSVSVTTRAPRPGEVDGQDYHFISRDEFDHMIDSGDLLEWAEIHGGLQRSGTPAEPVRQALADGKPVLVEVDLVGARSVRSAMPEAVLAFMAPPSWEVLVSRLTGRGTEPADVVERRLQTAKVELAAQDEFDTVIVNEDVSQACDELVSLLAGRQH; via the coding sequence GTGGTACTGGCCGGCCCCTCGGCCGTCGGAAAGTCCAGCGTCGTCCGTCTGCTGCGTGACCGCATGCCCGAGGTCGTCTTCAGCGTCTCGGTGACCACCCGGGCCCCGCGGCCCGGTGAAGTGGACGGGCAGGACTACCACTTCATCTCGCGGGACGAATTCGACCACATGATCGACTCGGGTGACCTGCTCGAGTGGGCCGAGATCCACGGTGGCCTCCAGCGGTCCGGCACCCCGGCCGAGCCGGTGCGCCAGGCGCTCGCCGACGGCAAGCCCGTGCTGGTCGAGGTCGATCTGGTGGGTGCGCGGTCGGTTCGATCGGCGATGCCCGAGGCGGTTCTGGCGTTCATGGCACCCCCCAGCTGGGAGGTGCTGGTCTCGCGTCTGACGGGCCGCGGTACCGAACCCGCCGACGTCGTGGAGCGCCGACTGCAGACCGCGAAGGTCGAACTCGCCGCTCAGGACGAGTTCGACACCGTCATCGTCAACGAGGACGTCAGCCAGGCGTGCGATGAGTTGGTATCCTTGTTGGCTGGACGACAGCACTGA
- the rpoZ gene encoding DNA-directed RNA polymerase subunit omega gives MSDTAGRGALPAYDTPLGITNPPIDELLERTSSKYALVIYSAKRARQINDYYNQLGDGILEYVGPLVEPGLQEKPLSIALREIHSDLLEHTEGE, from the coding sequence GTGTCCGACACCGCCGGTCGTGGCGCCCTGCCTGCCTACGACACCCCGCTCGGCATCACCAACCCGCCGATCGACGAGCTGCTCGAGCGCACGTCGTCCAAGTACGCCCTGGTCATCTACTCGGCCAAGCGTGCGCGGCAGATCAACGACTACTACAACCAGCTGGGCGACGGCATCCTCGAGTACGTCGGCCCGCTCGTCGAGCCGGGTCTGCAGGAGAAGCCGCTGTCGATCGCACTTCGCGAGATCCACTCCGACCTGCTCGAGCACACCGAAGGCGAGTGA
- the mihF gene encoding integration host factor, actinobacterial type, producing MALPQLTDEQRAAALEKAAAARKARAELKERLKRGGTDLKQVLKDAEEDEILGKMKVSALLEALPKVGKVKAQEIMTELEIAPTRRLRGLGDRQRKALLARFDFEA from the coding sequence GTGGCCCTTCCCCAGTTGACCGATGAGCAGCGCGCTGCTGCTTTGGAGAAGGCGGCTGCCGCCCGCAAGGCCCGGGCTGAGCTCAAGGAGCGCCTCAAGCGCGGCGGCACCGACCTGAAGCAGGTCCTGAAGGATGCCGAAGAGGACGAGATCCTCGGCAAGATGAAGGTGTCGGCTCTGCTCGAGGCCCTTCCCAAGGTTGGCAAGGTCAAGGCTCAGGAGATCATGACCGAGCTGGAGATCGCTCCGACCCGTCGCCTTCGTGGCCTCGGCGATCGGCAGCGCAAGGCTCTGCTCGCCCGGTTCGATTTCGAGGCCTGA
- the pyrF gene encoding orotidine-5'-phosphate decarboxylase, which yields MTADTTFGARLHAALGRHGPLCVGVDPHPELLQAWGLPETVDGLERFSELCVEAFVGRVALVKPQVAFFEAYGSGGVAVLERTISVLREAGTLVVADAKRGDIGSTMSAYARAWLGAGSPLESDAVTVSPYLGFGSLDPVLDLAERNHGGLFVLAATSNPEGAQVQLSTAADGRKISQVMVDEAAARNAGADVLGSVGVVVGATLTDAPDLGALHGPILMPGVGHQGGTADDVRRLAGDCLRSVVPSVSREVLRAGPSVSALQEAVSRSVEAFGFLQD from the coding sequence GTGACAGCGGACACGACGTTCGGGGCGCGGCTCCACGCGGCACTGGGTCGTCACGGCCCGCTGTGCGTCGGCGTGGACCCGCATCCGGAGCTGCTGCAGGCGTGGGGACTGCCCGAGACCGTGGACGGCCTCGAGAGGTTCTCCGAGCTCTGCGTCGAGGCGTTCGTCGGCCGGGTCGCGCTGGTCAAGCCGCAGGTGGCGTTCTTCGAGGCGTACGGCTCGGGCGGTGTCGCGGTTCTCGAACGCACCATCTCGGTGCTACGCGAGGCCGGCACGCTCGTCGTCGCCGACGCCAAGCGCGGTGACATCGGCTCCACGATGAGCGCGTACGCGCGGGCATGGCTGGGTGCGGGGTCGCCGCTCGAGTCGGACGCGGTGACGGTGTCGCCGTACCTCGGGTTCGGCTCCCTCGACCCGGTCCTCGACCTGGCCGAGCGCAACCACGGTGGACTGTTCGTGCTGGCCGCGACGTCCAATCCGGAGGGCGCGCAGGTGCAGCTGTCCACCGCTGCGGACGGGCGCAAGATCAGCCAGGTGATGGTCGACGAGGCGGCGGCCCGCAACGCCGGGGCCGACGTCCTCGGTTCGGTCGGTGTCGTGGTCGGCGCCACGCTGACCGACGCCCCCGACCTCGGCGCGCTGCACGGGCCGATCCTGATGCCCGGTGTCGGACATCAGGGCGGCACCGCCGACGACGTCCGGCGACTGGCGGGGGACTGCCTGCGCTCCGTCGTGCCCAGCGTCTCGCGTGAGGTCCTGCGCGCCGGGCCGTCGGTTTCGGCGCTGCAGGAGGCCGTGTCGCGGTCCGTGGAGGCGTTCGGGTTCCTGCAGGACTAG